GTAGTGGGCTTCAATAGTAAGTATACAAACTTTGATAACCCCAATTAAAAACCTTCCTTAACATTTGTTCTCTAAACTGTTACAGAGATTCTGTTTTCTCAATATAGGAATGATGAAAGGTGCTTGCTTAGAGGAAGGTCTAGGATCTCTTTACTTTCTGTCTTTTATCTacaggtgttttttttcccaattcttGTCCTGATGGTGACAGCAATACTAAAGGAATGATTTGAATTGCCCAAAAATTTATTTGAAGCCACATGGTCATTTATCATTGGATATAAtctttggaaaaataaagaaaaaaaaagcacacatGAAAGACAAGCACAACATTAAAAGGTACACTTTCCCATAGATGGTACCTGTTTATTTCAGGGCTATGCAAAGACAAGTGTTAGATTTAATTGATGTCAGCATGGTGCCCAAAGCTTTAAAGAAataacacttggaatattttgttttagCTAACAGCAGTGAGAGAATATTCGGTTAGCGACTATGTAGAGATATCAATGATTTTATTCCACCCTCCCTTTGCACAGCCCAGCTACATTGTTACTTTATCAGCTCCAGATACAGTTCAGATTTCAGAAACCTGCTGAATGAATCCTtctccatcaaattcagcactcTCTTCTGAGCCAGTTCAAAGGTTGAAGGTGAAGGATCAACAAGGCTCTTCACGGTCATCTCCTTGGTGTAGTGATCAACATTGATCTGCAGAACAGGAGGTGAAAACTCAAGATGTGTACTTGTTAGATGTGAAGCATCATTTTTGGAACAGGAATGTTCATTAAGAATCTTTGGGTTAAAGTCAGATTTTTTTGTTGTGGTATTATTTTGTTTGATgcagtgcttttgcctgaaacatcaattctcctgctcctcggatgctgcccgaccaccTGATGATATCTGCCACCTCTGCTAGTATGTGGCACAGACTATAAAAAATTATTTGTGAAAGTTTACTCCCACGATTCCTCCTTTGTCTATATTGTGTCAAGCTGCTATCTAAAAATCAGTGGTCAAGTCAGACCACTAGTGAGTGAGTCTAAATAGAAAAGGTACATGGCTAATTAACAAGATGGATTGCTAAATGATATCAATCAGTACAGTTTACATTACTAGTCAGGCACTTTCGGGAATGGTACAGAATTACGAAGGACTTTTGGGAATGGTACAGAATACATCTGCTTCCTGCAAAGGCGAGCATAGAATCCCTGTCTTCATCCAAAGACTGCATGCAACATAATTAGATTGGTCAGAGTtactgatcagccatgactttagAGACTGATGGAGCAGGCTAAAAGAGTTGAaagactactcctgctcctaaattTTACTTGGGCAGTGCAACTTTAACATTCAGGACCATTACTCTATGGAACACTTGCTTTAAAATCAAGTACATTTGGAAATTCAGCATGGTTAAAAATTGAACGTTTCATGTGATCTTTGCATTCAGAGTATTTCTGAAGACATAGCACTATAAGCAAACCTAGAAATGCACTTCATGCACACTATCAACATTATCATGAGGATTATTTATTTCATGATAAGAACGTTTATGGATGTTTATAAAGGCTTTCTCAAGTGGAATAAGGATTATATTTTGTCTAGTTTTCCTATAAAGTATGAATTAATCATGTTATGAAAGCATGTCCTGCATTCTTATTTGTAAGTAGAGAATTATTTTGTGAGCAGAGTTTACAATGGAGATCTTCATAATAACTGACCTCAAACTTACAATATGTCAGCAACTGTCCCTTACACTGCCACTATGTTTCATAACTCTATCAATGTGGAGTCCCAATACATTCCAGGTGTTATGATGTGCATGGTGTCTGATCACCATTGACTAATCTTCTCTGGGGTTATGATATAATTTTAACATTACCTCTTGCAGAAAGGCCTTATTGTTTCCCAAGGCAAATAAAACTTTCTGGTCTTGGAACACTACGGATGGAAATAATGCTTTAATAATATCTAGTCTCTGTTACTGCTTTTCATGTTAGAACCAACTGATTTGTTTTTTGATAGTTTTATAATGAACCAGATCAATCACTGCAATGCATAGAAAAATGACATGAGCGTTCTGATTtcaaatctgaagcacaaagctaTTAAATGCTGATTAAATTGTATTCTTCACTAAAATGACTTCCTTGATGAAGTGAAAGCCAGCAATAACTGTGTGAAGGGAAATAATAATAGATTCCCCATGTTCAGTTAGAAAGAGAGTAGTtccaaccatccagctcagtaACGTCCTCATGATCCGGCCCATCCCATCTGTCcacaccttccttcccaccttctgCTCCACCGTCCCCTCTGACCGGTTACCTtccccctacctccatccacctattgcactcacagctatctttcccccagccctaaccccctcccatttatctctccacccccgaggctcccagcctcattcctgatgaagggcttttgtctgaaacgtcgattttcatgctcctcagatgctgcctgacctgctgggctgttccagcacgacactctcgacTGCTATATTTCCATGTCAAACAAAGGCACAtttgcaccttctcctctgtGGATTGACCAACCTCTTTTGGAGCCTCTTTTTCAATGAAATCCTCATAGATCTTCTTTGCCTTGGAAGCCAGCTTAATGGGTGATTTGGTTGCTTTGTAGTCCTCACAGGCCATCCAGAACTCAATGTTCTCCTCGCTATGTTCTGACtggaggaaagatttgaaggcAGCCTGCCCATCTGGAAACAAATCAGTGGAAAATATCTTTCTAAGTTTATCATGTTCACCACAGCCATCAGCTGGAATAGATTAAATGAGAAAATTTCATGATTTAATCACAAACACTTTCATTCTACTGTCGATTAAATCTGGCTACGGTGTTTGACATTCTTGGCCATATGTGGTTGATACCATATATGAGAAAGTTTGGTAACTGTTTTGATATGGACCATTGCGGTGAAAAACGTTGTCCAGATGTCAGCAAAGGGCAAACAACACAAGAGATGACCAACCAGCATCCCCTGATGTGAGCAACATTTGTGTTCAACTCTGCAGTTCAGATAACCACAGATTAAAATCTGTTGTTTGCGTTCAAAAGTTTTTATAAGACACATCATAAAATGTCATTTCAACAAATGCCAATGTTTTGACATGTCTGGTTTCAGTGATCTTTTGAGCGCCAGAATGTTATCAATGTAAAATTAGGAGGAGAAATTCCATAAACCTGGATGGCAGGCAATTTTTTATGAGGTTTAATGGTCTGGGTGCCGTAGCTGAAGAAATAGTATAACCCTCTCGGCACTGCAATGTGCCTGCCACTGCGCCTCACTGAAGGCAATGGGAAGGAGCTACTGCTTGGCAGATAGGAGTAAAATGTCAGTGACAGGATGCTGTTGAAGAGAACCTCAGGAATGATCTCCATCTGTCTGCTTCCAAGAGGAGGGTATTTCAGAAGGGGCTTGCAATTGGCCAGGGTGAGCTTGTCTCAAGGAAGATCTGCGTGCTCTTCCCAAAACTTACCCTTTCTGACCTAATTGCTCACTTCAGATTGTCATCACCCGGTGCACTCAAACCACTACTTAAAACAACAGTAgtgtgatttgtttttcattgCTAGAAATACTGAATATTACTTTGTTAAGCTTTTCTAAAAATTATGTACATttacatagaatttacagcacagaaatagacgaTCTGGCTCAATGGTTTTATTTCAACAACCTACACGAGCCTTGGAGTACCTTATTTATGAACCCCTCTCAGTATACCATTCTATTCCTTTTTCTGATCTGTATTTGCCTATCTTCCCAAATATATTTATACTATGCATGTCAACAGTGGTAGGACGTTCCACATTCTAACTGAGCAAATGCACTTTCCCCTTTCTTCCGTACCAACTTATTAGTGGCTATTTTATATTTGTAGCCGCTGGTTTTAAACAattcacaagtggaaacatctttgcaACATCCATCAACCCTCCATATAATTATATGGAGCTCCATCAGGTCATTCCCCCAGTCTTCCATTTTCTAGAGAAATTATCCTGCTCATCTTTCCTGCTAATTATAAATCCTCAGTTGTGGtacaatttatgtaaattatttttacTTCTTCTGCAATGTCGCTATATTTTGTAACAAGAAGAGAAACACTGTGTACAGTATGCCATGTGATCTAACTAAGGTTCTTTATATATTTCCCATAACATTTAAACTTTATCCCTATAAGCGTGAACCTGAGTCCTTTGCATTTTGGGGAGCTAATAATTTTTGTGAATTGTAAATACATACCCTCAAATTCCATTTGCTCCTTTGTCCCATTTGGAAACTTATTTTACAAGGGATATGTAAGCTCCTTaatcttcctatcaaaatgcaccACGACACTTGTTTATAATAAAACGCCTTTATTATTTACACTCTCATCCCACAAAGATTATTAGTACCTTAATTTATGAAAATGGTTTCCAAAACATGAATTATGCCTCCCCAATTTATTATCATCCACATATTAAAATTGTACTACCAAATACAGAAGATTTAcatgttccttttaaatggtAGAATGAATTTGGGGAGTCAGGCACATAGTTAGGTTCAGCAGAATTTCCAGCTTCTGATTTGCTCTCGTAGCCATAGTAACTGTACAGCTGGTCTGCttaattttctggtcaatggctaAAATGTTTTTAATGGGGCATTTGATGGTAGTTGTCGAATGTCATGGGAAGGAAGTTAGACATATGCTTGCCTGGCAGATGCTTGCCTGGCATGAATATTATGTGCCAATTAGCTCCTCAAACTCAACTCTGGGTCTtgaactgcttcattatctgaggagttgccaGTGATATTgaacaataagaccataagaccataaggcataggagcggaagtaaggccattcggtccatcgagtccactccgccattcaatcatggctgatgggcatttcaactccacttacccgcattctccccgtagcccttaattccttgtgacatcaagaatttatcaatcttctGCCTTGAAGCATTTAGCGTCCTGGCTttcactgcactctgcagcaatgaattccacaggcccaccactctctggctgaagaaatgtctccgcatttctattctgaatttaccccctctaattctaaggctgtgccacgggtcctagtctcctataTTGAAGTTGTATGAGTAAAATCTTTGCAGATGCCATCAAGTAAGAAGGCAGCCTGAATATTAGAGAAAGATTCAAGCATgtctatgggctgtgtgctgaaagatgaaattaggaagggcatctgggtgtctttgggtcagcatggactagataggttgaacagccccaactgtcttgtttttatggttctgtgtaagaggaattaaatccaatctttcctttctctttggtaCTTTCCTGTAAAAGAACGATTTGCACAATTTAATCTGgtcattgtgaaataaattgtttggaaCCAAGGAAATGGAATACATGTAAAATGGAATCACAGTACAACATACTGATCAAGAAAATAACCTGCGAATTACAGAAGATAAATTAATTTACTTAAGAAAAGTAGTAAATAAGTATCGGATTTCATTATTAGCGGGAttttttcaatgaattaattagGTCAGACATTAATTTGACCCAATCGATGTTCACTtctgggaaggaaagaaaatctggctggaaggaaatattagaaaaattgagCTTATTTGCTTTGGCAAAATGAGGAAACAGAAGATTTAACAAGTTTGAAGATGGCTAATTGTTTTATTGATAAAGGGTAAAGTTATGAGGAACATTTAGTAGATAAGAAGGTAAGAATAGGAACAGAAGCCAGGTACAATCATACAGTCGCATCCTCCGAAAATCTTCAGCTGTTCAATTACATCAGACTGTTTCTATCTTGAAACTGgctctttcaacttttttttgtcattttctgtatacattcaaaagaagaaaaaaatttcaaTGTAACAGTAAGAAAACGATAGTACTTCTGTCGCATCACATTCCATTCACAGATGATTCTAAACACTTCACAAACAATGGTTTATTTTTtgcaagtgcagtcactgttttgaAGGGAGATGCAGCAACCAAATGTACAAATCAACCTATCACATTAAAATTTGGcagtaaaattgtggctgtaagcacTGCTTTTTGAGGTATCTTGGCTATTggagaggtgatttcctcaaattccaggagcagtaattactgttttatatgctgttgcattgttttggaactgtggGGGAGAAAGATCAAAACAGCGTCCTTTaaggtgtgatggtgataggttggagtggaaggtggagtggatacgtgggaaggaagatgcacaGGTAGGACAGGTGGTGTTGAATTggcaggttggatctgggataaggtgggggaagggagatgaggaaactggtgaaatcaacattgattcggtgtggttggagggtctcaagatggaggatgaggtgttctttctccagttgCCAtttggctaggatttggcagtggaggaggcccgtGACTTgcctgtccttggcagagtgggagggggagttgaagtgatcagccacagggcggtggggttgtttagtaccccaaagatgttctttgaaacatttcacaagttggtgtcctgtctccccaat
The Chiloscyllium plagiosum isolate BGI_BamShark_2017 chromosome 11, ASM401019v2, whole genome shotgun sequence DNA segment above includes these coding regions:
- the LOC122554580 gene encoding regulator of G-protein signaling 5-like translates to MCKGLAALPATCLERAKEIKSKLGILLQKPEMISEYIIPYSDKAEKSAKPHRPSPLEALKWRESLEKLLMNNYGQAAFKSFLQSEHSEENIEFWMACEDYKATKSPIKLASKAKKIYEDFIEKEAPKEINVDHYTKEMTVKSLVDPSPSTFELAQKRVLNLMEKDSFSRFLKSELYLELIK